One Buchnera aphidicola (Panaphis juglandis) DNA segment encodes these proteins:
- the rplE gene encoding 50S ribosomal protein L5: MFELNEYYKSHIMKHLMKKFKYRSVMQIPKINKITLNMSLGQSNNKKELELTMQDLKNISGQKPLITHAKKSIAGFKLRQGYPIGCKVTLRGVRKWDFLNRLINIVIPRIRDFRGFSKRSFDGRGNYNLGIREQIIFPEINYDKIDKIRGLDISITTTANNDDEGFELLSSFRFPFQL; the protein is encoded by the coding sequence ATGTTTGAGTTGAATGAATATTATAAGTCACACATTATGAAACATTTAATGAAAAAATTTAAATACAGATCTGTCATGCAGATACCAAAAATTAATAAAATTACATTAAATATGAGTCTTGGTCAATCAAATAATAAAAAAGAACTTGAATTAACAATGCAAGATTTAAAAAATATTTCAGGTCAAAAACCTTTAATTACTCATGCAAAAAAATCTATTGCTGGTTTTAAACTACGTCAAGGTTATCCTATTGGTTGTAAAGTAACTTTGCGTGGTGTTCGAAAATGGGATTTTTTAAATCGACTAATTAATATTGTGATACCAAGAATTCGAGATTTTAGAGGTTTTTCTAAAAGATCTTTTGATGGTCGTGGAAATTATAATTTAGGTATACGAGAACAAATTATTTTTCCTGAAATTAATTATGATAAAATTGATAAAATACGTGGTTTAGATATTTCAATTACTACTACTGCAAATAATGATGATGAAGGTTTTGAATTATTATCTTCATTTCGATTCCCATTTCAATTATAA
- the rplP gene encoding 50S ribosomal protein L16 — protein sequence MLQPKRTKFRKMHKGRNRGLIWNSSIHFGKYGLQAVTRGRLTSRQIESARRSITKSMKRQGKLWIRIFPDKPITQKPLEVRMGKGKGNVEYWVALIQPGKILYEIDGLCEEESRLAFKLATSKLSVKTVFIHKW from the coding sequence ATGTTACAACCTAAGCGTACTAAGTTTCGTAAAATGCATAAAGGACGAAATCGTGGATTAATTTGGAATTCAAGTATTCATTTTGGTAAATATGGATTACAAGCTGTTACTCGTGGTCGATTAACATCACGTCAAATTGAATCTGCGAGAAGATCTATTACTAAATCTATGAAACGTCAAGGTAAATTATGGATACGTATTTTTCCAGATAAACCAATTACTCAAAAACCATTAGAAGTTAGAATGGGAAAAGGTAAAGGTAATGTTGAATATTGGGTAGCATTAATACAACCTGGTAAGATTCTGTATGAGATTGATGGTTTATGTGAAGAAGAATCACGTTTAGCATTTAAATTAGCAACATCAAAATTGTCTGTAAAAACAGTTTTTATTCATAAATGGTGA
- the rpsH gene encoding 30S ribosomal protein S8 has product MSMQDPISDMLTSIRNSQMANKIFVCVPSSNLKIAIAKVLQQEGYISNYVMMKNKHHLILKIFLKYFNGKSVIENIKRISKPSLRIYKSNKDLPVVMDGLGILILSTSKGVISNKTANKIGIGGEVICSVY; this is encoded by the coding sequence ATGAGTATGCAAGATCCAATATCAGATATGTTAACAAGTATTCGTAATAGTCAAATGGCAAATAAAATTTTTGTTTGTGTTCCATCTTCTAATTTAAAAATTGCTATTGCTAAAGTTTTACAGCAGGAAGGTTATATTTCAAATTATGTGATGATGAAAAATAAACATCATTTGATATTAAAAATTTTTTTGAAGTATTTTAACGGAAAATCAGTCATTGAAAATATAAAACGTATTAGTAAACCAAGTTTACGTATTTATAAAAGTAATAAGGATTTACCTGTTGTAATGGATGGTTTAGGGATTTTGATTTTATCTACTTCTAAAGGCGTTATAAGTAATAAAACAGCGAATAAAATTGGTATTGGTGGTGAAGTTATTTGTTCAGTATATTAA
- the rpsN gene encoding 30S ribosomal protein S14 has product MAKQSMKAREVKRIKLGKKFFFQRQKLKKTILNASVSKKKRWNAVLKLQMLPRDSSLCRQRNRCLQTGRPHGFLRKFGLSRIKVRESAMRGEIPGLRKSSW; this is encoded by the coding sequence ATGGCTAAACAATCCATGAAAGCTCGTGAGGTAAAAAGAATAAAATTAGGTAAAAAATTTTTTTTTCAACGTCAAAAACTTAAAAAAACCATTTTAAATGCTTCCGTTTCAAAAAAAAAAAGATGGAATGCTGTATTAAAATTACAAATGTTACCTCGTGATTCAAGTTTATGCAGACAACGAAATCGTTGTTTACAAACTGGTCGACCGCATGGATTTTTAAGAAAATTTGGTTTAAGTAGAATTAAAGTAAGAGAGTCAGCAATGCGAGGTGAAATTCCTGGTTTAAGAAAGTCAAGTTGGTAA
- the rpsC gene encoding 30S ribosomal protein S3 produces the protein MGQKVHPHGIRLGIVKIWNSTWFAQKKYFSQYLHSDFQIREFLKKKLSKASVSRIIIERPTKSLRVTIYTARPGIVIGKKGEDVEKLRLVVSKITKVPTQINIVEINKPELDAKLIAENITMQLERRIMFRRAMKRAVQNAMRQGAQGIKVEISGRLGGTEIARREWYREGRVPLHTLRANIEYSLSEAHTTYGIIGVKVWVFKGEILDSMQFLRDENKSFFKEKKQYRKFKKDRR, from the coding sequence ATGGGTCAAAAAGTACATCCACATGGTATTAGATTAGGGATAGTAAAAATCTGGAATTCTACATGGTTTGCACAAAAGAAATATTTTTCTCAATATTTACATAGTGATTTTCAAATACGTGAATTTTTAAAAAAAAAATTAAGTAAAGCATCGGTATCAAGAATTATTATTGAACGTCCAACTAAGAGTCTTCGTGTTACTATTTATACGGCTCGTCCTGGAATTGTTATTGGAAAAAAAGGTGAAGATGTTGAAAAATTAAGATTAGTAGTATCAAAAATTACAAAAGTTCCAACTCAAATAAATATTGTTGAAATTAATAAACCAGAACTAGATGCAAAATTAATTGCTGAAAATATTACTATGCAACTTGAACGACGAATCATGTTTAGAAGAGCAATGAAAAGAGCTGTACAAAATGCTATGAGACAAGGAGCACAGGGTATAAAAGTTGAAATTAGTGGTCGTTTAGGTGGAACAGAAATTGCAAGACGTGAATGGTATCGTGAAGGTCGTGTTCCATTGCATACATTACGTGCAAATATTGAATATAGTTTGTCTGAAGCACATACAACTTATGGTATTATTGGTGTTAAAGTATGGGTTTTTAAAGGTGAAATTTTAGATAGTATGCAGTTTTTAAGGGATGAAAATAAAAGTTTTTTTAAAGAAAAAAAACAGTATCGAAAATTTAAAAAAGATAGGAGATAA
- the rplX gene encoding 50S ribosomal protein L24, whose product MALKIRCSDHVVVLSGRDKGKTGIVKCISSNKKKVIVEGINIVKKHQKGIPSQNIHSEIIKKESFLYISKIAILNLETKKADRVGFRFVDGKKVRFLKSNNQIIK is encoded by the coding sequence ATGGCTTTAAAAATTCGTTGTTCTGATCATGTAGTTGTTTTATCTGGTCGAGATAAAGGAAAAACAGGGATTGTTAAATGTATTTCTTCAAATAAAAAAAAAGTGATTGTTGAGGGAATTAATATTGTTAAAAAACATCAAAAAGGTATTCCATCTCAGAATATTCATTCTGAAATAATTAAAAAAGAGTCTTTTTTATATATTTCAAAAATCGCAATCCTAAATTTAGAAACTAAAAAAGCTGATCGTGTTGGTTTTAGATTTGTAGATGGTAAAAAAGTGCGATTTTTAAAATCGAATAATCAAATTATTAAATAA
- the rplN gene encoding 50S ribosomal protein L14, translating to MIQEQTMLFIADNSGAKSAMCIRVLGGSKKRYAKIGELIKVAIKEAMPRGKIKKGEVFTAVVVRTKKGIRRSDGSLIRFDRNACVILNNLHQPVGTRIFGPITRELRTSKFMKIISLAPEVL from the coding sequence ATGATACAAGAACAAACTATGTTGTTTATTGCTGATAATTCTGGAGCAAAATCTGCTATGTGTATTCGAGTTTTAGGTGGTTCAAAAAAGAGATATGCTAAGATAGGAGAATTAATTAAGGTAGCAATAAAAGAAGCGATGCCTCGTGGGAAAATAAAAAAAGGCGAGGTTTTTACTGCTGTTGTTGTTCGTACTAAAAAAGGTATACGTCGTTCTGATGGTTCTTTAATTCGATTTGATAGAAATGCTTGTGTAATTTTAAATAATTTACATCAACCAGTTGGAACACGAATTTTCGGACCTATTACTAGAGAATTAAGAACATCTAAATTTATGAAAATTATTTCATTAGCTCCAGAAGTTTTGTAA
- the rpsQ gene encoding 30S ribosomal protein S17 produces the protein MIIKVKTLRGCVLSSKMHKSAVIVIERFVRHPMYQKFIKKKKKIHIHDENNICSNGDIVEISECRPVSRTKSWVFVKIIKKFVL, from the coding sequence ATGATAATCAAAGTAAAAACATTAAGAGGTTGTGTATTAAGTAGTAAAATGCATAAATCTGCAGTAATTGTCATTGAGAGATTTGTAAGACATCCTATGTATCAAAAATTCATTAAAAAAAAAAAAAAAATTCATATTCATGATGAAAATAATATATGTTCTAATGGTGATATAGTAGAGATATCTGAATGTCGTCCAGTTTCTAGAACCAAATCTTGGGTTTTTGTAAAAATTATTAAGAAATTTGTTCTTTAA